A stretch of the Argentina anserina chromosome 6, drPotAnse1.1, whole genome shotgun sequence genome encodes the following:
- the LOC126798193 gene encoding myb family transcription factor PHL6 isoform X3 has protein sequence MKVGLSSAIMSHHGVSSVTQSETTKGIAQSYCTSLSPVHDFLGCESESRNSVASECSSARLSPFMQTEPLSSPTTMRESCLKHFKSTFSRSSVFCTSLYQSSSSSSETSRQLGNLPFLPHPPTNSQSIPAIDSKSSLFLTEDMSKQYDDVHSEYLMKDFLNVTGDASDGGFHDFSCESGTITLTEQLEFQFLSDQLDIAITDNGENPRLDEIYEIPQDSSEPATDLPCSKSLGTTAPLVDALSSHPSPGTSSAHKPRMRWTPELHERFVEAVKKLDGAEKATPKGVLKVMNVEGLTIYHVKSHLQKYRLAKYMPEKKEDKKTSSSEEKKTASTGNESDGRRKGSIHITEALRMQMEVQKQLHEQLEVQRSLQLRIEEHAKYLEKILGEQQKAGSALFSSQALSSLTTNSVKDSEQQSSPSACVSASLPAVSDSSSPLSLKHKAADHSDSEAQACTKTLQTEVKPDEPVVIETPSPAVITTTLPSACISSSQPAVSDLSSSPSLKHKAADSSDFEAQACTKKLRIEEKQDEPAVENPSAIVTTTTSD, from the exons ATGAAGGTTGGGCTTTCATCTGCAATCATGAGTCACCATGGAGTCAGTTCTGTTACACAAAGTGAGACTACCAAAGGAATCGCACAGTCATACTGTACATCCCTATCCCCAGTACATGATTTTTTGGGTTGTGAATCAGAAAGCAGGAATTCAGTGGCCAGTGAATGTTCATCCGCACGCCTCTCACCTTTCATGCAGACAGAACCTCTTAGCTCTCCTACTACTATGCGAGAGTCTTGTCTTAAACATTTCAAGAGCACATTTTCACGATCTTCTGTTTTCTGTACAAGTTTGTATCAGTCATCTTCATCGAGTTCTGAAACTTCTCGGCAGCTTGGAAATCTGCCATTTCTTCCCCACCCTCCAACAAACAGCCAGTCCATTCCTGCCATTGattcaaaatcttcattgTTTTTAACTGAGGATATGAGCAAGCAATATGATGATGTACATTCAGAGTATCTCATGAAAGACTTCCTTAATGTGACTGGAGATGCTTCTGATGGTGGCTTTCATGATTTCAGCTGTGAAAGTGGCACAATAACACTGACAGAGCAATTGGAATTTCAGTTTTTGTCAGATCAACTTGACATAGCTATCACGGACAATGGAGAAAATCCCAGGCTTGAT GAAATATATGAAATTCCTCAAGATTCATCAGAACCAGCCACAGATTTGCCATGTAGTAAGAGTTTGGGCACAACAGCACCACTGGTTGATGCTCTTTCAAGTCACCCCTCTCCTGGGACTTCCTCTGCGCATAAGCCACGAATGCGATGGACACCTGAGCTTCATGAGCGTTTTGTAGAGGCTGTTAAGAAGCTTGATGGGGCGGAAA AGGCTACTCCAAAAGGTGTGCTAAAGGTTATGAATGTTGAGGGCTTGACCATTTATCATGTGAAAAGCCACTTACAG AAGTACCGACTTGCTAAGTATATGCCTGAGAAAAAAGAAG ATAAGAAGACTTCTAGCtctgaagaaaagaaaacagctTCAACCGGAAATGAAAGCGATGGACGAAGAAAAGG AAGCATCCATATCACCGAGGCTCTGCGCATGCAAATGGAAGTCCAGAAACAACTGCATGAGCAGCTTGAG GTGCAAAGGTCTCTTCAGCTACGCATAGAAGAGCACGCAAAGTACTTGGAGAAGATCTTGGGGGAACAACAGAAAGCTGGTAGTGCCCTATTTTCTTCACAAGCCTTGTCATCACTGACAACTAATTCCGTTAAAGACTCTGAACAACAATCTTCCCCATCAGCCTGTGTATCAGCTTCACTACCAGCTGTGTCCGACTCATCATCACCTCTGTCACTGAAGCACAAAGCTGCTGACCATAGTGACTCTGAGGCACAAGCATGCACTAAAACGCTACAAACTGAAGTGAAACCAGATGAGCCTGTCGTAATTGAAACTCCTTCGCCAGCAGTAATTACTACTACACTCCCATCAGCTTGTATATCATCTTCACAACCAGCTGTGTCTGACTTATCATCCTCTCCCTCACTGAAGCACAAAGCTGCTGACAGTAGTGACTTTGAGGCACAAGCATGCACGAAAAAACTACGAATTGAAGAGAAACAAGATGAGCCTGCAGTTGAAAATCCTTCGGCAATAGTAACAACAACTACTTCTGATTAG
- the LOC126798193 gene encoding myb family transcription factor PHL6 isoform X2 — protein MKHKVCLNSSVFCNHIFVFIVSLRTDLLYPDLDIHNPTCRSPPFNCGTFHHQLDTSMKVGLSSAIMSHHGVSSVTQSETTKGIAQSYCTSLSPVHDFLGCESESRNSVASECSSARLSPFMQTEPLSSPTTMRESCLKHFKSTFSRSSVFCTSLYQSSSSSSETSRQLGNLPFLPHPPTNSQSIPAIDSKSSLFLTEDMSKQYDDVHSEYLMKDFLNVTGDASDGGFHDFSCESGTITLTEQLEFQFLSDQLDIAITDNGENPRLDEIYEIPQDSSEPATDLPCSKSLGTTAPLVDALSSHPSPGTSSAHKPRMRWTPELHERFVEAVKKLDGAEKATPKGVLKVMNVEGLTIYHVKSHLQKYRLAKYMPEKKEDKKTSSSEEKKTASTGNESDGRRKGIHITEALRMQMEVQKQLHEQLEVQRSLQLRIEEHAKYLEKILGEQQKAGSALFSSQALSSLTTNSVKDSEQQSSPSACVSASLPAVSDSSSPLSLKHKAADHSDSEAQACTKTLQTEVKPDEPVVIETPSPAVITTTLPSACISSSQPAVSDLSSSPSLKHKAADSSDFEAQACTKKLRIEEKQDEPAVENPSAIVTTTTSD, from the exons ATGAAACACAAAGTTTGCTTAAATAGTTCAGTGTTCTGCAACCATATCTTTGTATTCATCGTTTCATTGAGAACTGACTTGTTGTATCCCGATCTAGATATACACAATCCTACCTGTAGAAGTCCTCCATTTAATTGTGGTACATTCCACCACCAACTTGATACATCAATGAAGGTTGGGCTTTCATCTGCAATCATGAGTCACCATGGAGTCAGTTCTGTTACACAAAGTGAGACTACCAAAGGAATCGCACAGTCATACTGTACATCCCTATCCCCAGTACATGATTTTTTGGGTTGTGAATCAGAAAGCAGGAATTCAGTGGCCAGTGAATGTTCATCCGCACGCCTCTCACCTTTCATGCAGACAGAACCTCTTAGCTCTCCTACTACTATGCGAGAGTCTTGTCTTAAACATTTCAAGAGCACATTTTCACGATCTTCTGTTTTCTGTACAAGTTTGTATCAGTCATCTTCATCGAGTTCTGAAACTTCTCGGCAGCTTGGAAATCTGCCATTTCTTCCCCACCCTCCAACAAACAGCCAGTCCATTCCTGCCATTGattcaaaatcttcattgTTTTTAACTGAGGATATGAGCAAGCAATATGATGATGTACATTCAGAGTATCTCATGAAAGACTTCCTTAATGTGACTGGAGATGCTTCTGATGGTGGCTTTCATGATTTCAGCTGTGAAAGTGGCACAATAACACTGACAGAGCAATTGGAATTTCAGTTTTTGTCAGATCAACTTGACATAGCTATCACGGACAATGGAGAAAATCCCAGGCTTGAT GAAATATATGAAATTCCTCAAGATTCATCAGAACCAGCCACAGATTTGCCATGTAGTAAGAGTTTGGGCACAACAGCACCACTGGTTGATGCTCTTTCAAGTCACCCCTCTCCTGGGACTTCCTCTGCGCATAAGCCACGAATGCGATGGACACCTGAGCTTCATGAGCGTTTTGTAGAGGCTGTTAAGAAGCTTGATGGGGCGGAAA AGGCTACTCCAAAAGGTGTGCTAAAGGTTATGAATGTTGAGGGCTTGACCATTTATCATGTGAAAAGCCACTTACAG AAGTACCGACTTGCTAAGTATATGCCTGAGAAAAAAGAAG ATAAGAAGACTTCTAGCtctgaagaaaagaaaacagctTCAACCGGAAATGAAAGCGATGGACGAAGAAAAGG CATCCATATCACCGAGGCTCTGCGCATGCAAATGGAAGTCCAGAAACAACTGCATGAGCAGCTTGAG GTGCAAAGGTCTCTTCAGCTACGCATAGAAGAGCACGCAAAGTACTTGGAGAAGATCTTGGGGGAACAACAGAAAGCTGGTAGTGCCCTATTTTCTTCACAAGCCTTGTCATCACTGACAACTAATTCCGTTAAAGACTCTGAACAACAATCTTCCCCATCAGCCTGTGTATCAGCTTCACTACCAGCTGTGTCCGACTCATCATCACCTCTGTCACTGAAGCACAAAGCTGCTGACCATAGTGACTCTGAGGCACAAGCATGCACTAAAACGCTACAAACTGAAGTGAAACCAGATGAGCCTGTCGTAATTGAAACTCCTTCGCCAGCAGTAATTACTACTACACTCCCATCAGCTTGTATATCATCTTCACAACCAGCTGTGTCTGACTTATCATCCTCTCCCTCACTGAAGCACAAAGCTGCTGACAGTAGTGACTTTGAGGCACAAGCATGCACGAAAAAACTACGAATTGAAGAGAAACAAGATGAGCCTGCAGTTGAAAATCCTTCGGCAATAGTAACAACAACTACTTCTGATTAG
- the LOC126798193 gene encoding myb family transcription factor PHL6 isoform X1, whose translation MKHKVCLNSSVFCNHIFVFIVSLRTDLLYPDLDIHNPTCRSPPFNCGTFHHQLDTSMKVGLSSAIMSHHGVSSVTQSETTKGIAQSYCTSLSPVHDFLGCESESRNSVASECSSARLSPFMQTEPLSSPTTMRESCLKHFKSTFSRSSVFCTSLYQSSSSSSETSRQLGNLPFLPHPPTNSQSIPAIDSKSSLFLTEDMSKQYDDVHSEYLMKDFLNVTGDASDGGFHDFSCESGTITLTEQLEFQFLSDQLDIAITDNGENPRLDEIYEIPQDSSEPATDLPCSKSLGTTAPLVDALSSHPSPGTSSAHKPRMRWTPELHERFVEAVKKLDGAEKATPKGVLKVMNVEGLTIYHVKSHLQKYRLAKYMPEKKEDKKTSSSEEKKTASTGNESDGRRKGSIHITEALRMQMEVQKQLHEQLEVQRSLQLRIEEHAKYLEKILGEQQKAGSALFSSQALSSLTTNSVKDSEQQSSPSACVSASLPAVSDSSSPLSLKHKAADHSDSEAQACTKTLQTEVKPDEPVVIETPSPAVITTTLPSACISSSQPAVSDLSSSPSLKHKAADSSDFEAQACTKKLRIEEKQDEPAVENPSAIVTTTTSD comes from the exons ATGAAACACAAAGTTTGCTTAAATAGTTCAGTGTTCTGCAACCATATCTTTGTATTCATCGTTTCATTGAGAACTGACTTGTTGTATCCCGATCTAGATATACACAATCCTACCTGTAGAAGTCCTCCATTTAATTGTGGTACATTCCACCACCAACTTGATACATCAATGAAGGTTGGGCTTTCATCTGCAATCATGAGTCACCATGGAGTCAGTTCTGTTACACAAAGTGAGACTACCAAAGGAATCGCACAGTCATACTGTACATCCCTATCCCCAGTACATGATTTTTTGGGTTGTGAATCAGAAAGCAGGAATTCAGTGGCCAGTGAATGTTCATCCGCACGCCTCTCACCTTTCATGCAGACAGAACCTCTTAGCTCTCCTACTACTATGCGAGAGTCTTGTCTTAAACATTTCAAGAGCACATTTTCACGATCTTCTGTTTTCTGTACAAGTTTGTATCAGTCATCTTCATCGAGTTCTGAAACTTCTCGGCAGCTTGGAAATCTGCCATTTCTTCCCCACCCTCCAACAAACAGCCAGTCCATTCCTGCCATTGattcaaaatcttcattgTTTTTAACTGAGGATATGAGCAAGCAATATGATGATGTACATTCAGAGTATCTCATGAAAGACTTCCTTAATGTGACTGGAGATGCTTCTGATGGTGGCTTTCATGATTTCAGCTGTGAAAGTGGCACAATAACACTGACAGAGCAATTGGAATTTCAGTTTTTGTCAGATCAACTTGACATAGCTATCACGGACAATGGAGAAAATCCCAGGCTTGAT GAAATATATGAAATTCCTCAAGATTCATCAGAACCAGCCACAGATTTGCCATGTAGTAAGAGTTTGGGCACAACAGCACCACTGGTTGATGCTCTTTCAAGTCACCCCTCTCCTGGGACTTCCTCTGCGCATAAGCCACGAATGCGATGGACACCTGAGCTTCATGAGCGTTTTGTAGAGGCTGTTAAGAAGCTTGATGGGGCGGAAA AGGCTACTCCAAAAGGTGTGCTAAAGGTTATGAATGTTGAGGGCTTGACCATTTATCATGTGAAAAGCCACTTACAG AAGTACCGACTTGCTAAGTATATGCCTGAGAAAAAAGAAG ATAAGAAGACTTCTAGCtctgaagaaaagaaaacagctTCAACCGGAAATGAAAGCGATGGACGAAGAAAAGG AAGCATCCATATCACCGAGGCTCTGCGCATGCAAATGGAAGTCCAGAAACAACTGCATGAGCAGCTTGAG GTGCAAAGGTCTCTTCAGCTACGCATAGAAGAGCACGCAAAGTACTTGGAGAAGATCTTGGGGGAACAACAGAAAGCTGGTAGTGCCCTATTTTCTTCACAAGCCTTGTCATCACTGACAACTAATTCCGTTAAAGACTCTGAACAACAATCTTCCCCATCAGCCTGTGTATCAGCTTCACTACCAGCTGTGTCCGACTCATCATCACCTCTGTCACTGAAGCACAAAGCTGCTGACCATAGTGACTCTGAGGCACAAGCATGCACTAAAACGCTACAAACTGAAGTGAAACCAGATGAGCCTGTCGTAATTGAAACTCCTTCGCCAGCAGTAATTACTACTACACTCCCATCAGCTTGTATATCATCTTCACAACCAGCTGTGTCTGACTTATCATCCTCTCCCTCACTGAAGCACAAAGCTGCTGACAGTAGTGACTTTGAGGCACAAGCATGCACGAAAAAACTACGAATTGAAGAGAAACAAGATGAGCCTGCAGTTGAAAATCCTTCGGCAATAGTAACAACAACTACTTCTGATTAG